In candidate division WOR-3 bacterium, one DNA window encodes the following:
- the lspA gene encoding signal peptidase II, which produces MPRRIFIWAAIVSLCLDQISKVLAYGMLTEHVSYRLIGNLVRLSLTTNSQGLFGMSYGPPVIYFILPVLGIGLVLYFALRTRDKWLTIAYGLVLGGAVGNLVDRVRLAGRVIDFIDIGVRGWRWYTFNLADLWVVVGVILLLFREFFGPRAKPQSTTDRPAPDGLKDETVKSVESADGTGQ; this is translated from the coding sequence ATGCCACGGCGAATATTCATTTGGGCCGCAATCGTTTCCCTGTGCCTCGACCAGATTTCAAAGGTCTTGGCCTACGGAATGCTGACCGAACACGTCAGTTACCGGTTGATCGGTAATCTCGTACGGCTGTCCCTCACTACAAACAGCCAAGGTCTATTCGGCATGTCCTACGGCCCGCCAGTCATCTACTTCATTCTGCCGGTCCTGGGAATCGGATTGGTACTCTACTTTGCGCTACGGACGCGGGACAAGTGGCTGACCATAGCTTATGGGCTGGTTCTTGGCGGTGCGGTGGGTAACCTCGTGGACCGGGTACGACTGGCTGGCCGAGTGATTGATTTCATTGACATCGGCGTGCGCGGCTGGCGTTGGTATACTTTCAATCTGGCTGACCTCTGGGTTGTTGTCGGGGTCATTCTTCTGCTCTTCCGCGAATTCTTCGGCCCACGTGCCAAACCGCAGTCGACGACTGACCGGCCTGCGCCGGACGGACTCAAAGATGAAACTGTCAAGTCTGTGGAGTCTGCGGATGGGACAGGCCAATGA